In candidate division KSB1 bacterium, one DNA window encodes the following:
- a CDS encoding DUF3108 domain-containing protein, translated as MTLSLTLLSVLCCCWSAGAGDAQPADTEHERLTYEMQYGGFQVGSFRTEVLPGENGALTLQATMQTSPLYHRFFWVDNVYLAHLDAELLLRRLVKEIRQKNLSHTMDITFDQEAGVARTTDGRTWEAPAGTYDILSLVYHLRAFPLAPKEKRTDRLDGEGLTWEVIAENIGQEEVETPAGMCRADKVLLRTKSASSRWRAWKTDILTNRLSAMGSGVLIWFSAGGTRVPVQMVFRASPFDLRMNLKKCEGASLTGGER; from the coding sequence ATGACGCTTTCGCTCACTTTGCTCTCCGTGCTCTGCTGCTGTTGGTCTGCGGGCGCGGGGGATGCGCAACCGGCCGACACCGAGCATGAAAGGCTCACCTACGAGATGCAGTATGGGGGCTTCCAGGTCGGGAGCTTTCGCACGGAAGTCTTGCCCGGGGAAAACGGCGCTCTTACGTTGCAAGCGACCATGCAGACCTCGCCCCTCTACCACAGGTTCTTCTGGGTGGACAATGTGTACCTGGCCCACTTAGACGCCGAGCTGCTGCTGCGCCGGCTCGTCAAGGAGATCCGTCAGAAGAATCTCTCCCACACCATGGACATCACCTTTGACCAAGAGGCAGGGGTGGCGCGCACCACGGACGGGCGCACCTGGGAGGCCCCGGCGGGGACGTACGACATCCTTTCCCTCGTCTACCACCTTCGCGCCTTCCCTCTGGCGCCAAAGGAAAAGCGCACTGACAGGCTCGACGGCGAGGGTCTGACCTGGGAAGTGATCGCCGAGAACATTGGCCAAGAGGAGGTGGAGACCCCAGCCGGCATGTGCCGTGCAGATAAGGTGCTGCTGCGCACCAAGAGCGCTTCTTCCCGGTGGCGGGCGTGGAAAACCGACATTCTCACTAACCGCCTTTCGGCAATGGGCTCCGGAGTGCTCATCTGGTTCAGCGCGGGAGGCACAAGAGTGCCCGTGCAGATGGTCTTTCGTGCCTCCCCCTTTGATCTGCGCATGAACCTTAAGAAGTGCGAAGGGGCATCACTCACCGGTGGGGAGCGCTGA
- a CDS encoding CehA/McbA family metallohydrolase: protein MRLFPFLPSLSYAETHYSFRFFPSRLRKCEPEVVADVPHRLEPGQRLPVLLLVKDAHLFPIELCDVGVELITPRKETLRLPVTFPRQELRAPWWHTVLYLPPPEGLSGPCQVRVAFSLVADGERRTYVSDNYRLSSHAPLPCYFADQPLPRADGWHFGDLHCHSAFTSDQVEFGAPIAATLAMAKAQGLNFLAITDHSYDLDDSPDSALRNEHRLPKWHQMQAEVARLNAEATGCVVIPGEELSCGNRYRRNVHLLVLDNPDFLQGSGDSAERWLRTRPELTVAQALARLHPGALAYAAHPEDRTPLLQWLLIRRGRWPRADYRHPRLNGLQLLNGHMDAAASRTLRRWVSLLLGGQRLSIVAGNDGHGNFARFRQIGLPFLTMREHLRQIFGAARTAVFVEGQLTIASLKAALRQGRTLVTTGPFLELRAETPAGTTHIGGTLSGSPARLVVSAKSTAEFGPLHRATICLGKKGARREEILWDCHRFPEVFRHRIELTVRRQADDLYVRGELYSRGPGGEHACYTNPIWLTA, encoded by the coding sequence ATGCGTCTTTTCCCTTTCCTCCCCTCCCTTTCGTATGCCGAAACGCACTATTCTTTTCGCTTCTTCCCCTCCCGGCTGCGCAAGTGCGAGCCGGAGGTGGTGGCGGACGTGCCACATCGCCTGGAGCCTGGGCAGAGGCTCCCCGTGCTCCTCTTGGTGAAAGACGCCCACCTGTTTCCCATCGAGCTATGTGACGTCGGGGTGGAGCTGATCACGCCCCGCAAAGAGACGCTGAGGCTACCCGTCACCTTTCCGCGGCAGGAACTCAGAGCACCATGGTGGCACACGGTCCTCTACCTGCCACCTCCGGAGGGCCTTAGCGGTCCCTGCCAGGTGCGCGTGGCGTTCTCGCTGGTGGCAGACGGCGAACGGCGAACCTATGTGAGCGACAACTACCGGCTCTCCAGTCATGCGCCGCTGCCGTGCTACTTTGCCGACCAGCCCCTCCCCAGGGCCGACGGGTGGCACTTTGGTGACCTCCACTGCCACAGCGCGTTCACCAGCGACCAGGTGGAATTTGGGGCGCCCATCGCGGCGACGCTGGCCATGGCCAAAGCCCAAGGCCTGAACTTCCTCGCCATCACTGATCACTCCTATGACCTCGACGATAGCCCGGATAGCGCTCTGCGCAACGAGCACAGATTGCCCAAATGGCACCAGATGCAGGCAGAGGTGGCAAGGCTCAACGCAGAGGCCACAGGCTGCGTGGTTATCCCCGGCGAGGAGCTCTCCTGTGGCAACCGCTACCGCCGCAACGTGCACCTGTTAGTGCTGGACAATCCTGACTTCTTGCAGGGTTCGGGGGATAGCGCGGAAAGGTGGTTGCGAACGAGGCCGGAGTTGACCGTGGCCCAGGCGCTGGCGCGGCTCCATCCCGGGGCGCTGGCCTATGCTGCCCACCCGGAGGATCGCACGCCGCTGCTGCAGTGGCTGCTCATCCGCCGCGGCAGGTGGCCCAGGGCGGACTATCGCCACCCACGACTCAACGGCCTACAGCTCCTCAACGGCCACATGGATGCAGCCGCCAGCAGGACACTCCGTCGTTGGGTCAGCCTCCTTCTCGGCGGCCAACGCCTGAGCATTGTGGCCGGCAACGACGGCCATGGCAACTTTGCCCGGTTCCGGCAGATTGGCCTGCCGTTCCTCACCATGCGGGAGCACCTCCGCCAGATCTTTGGAGCCGCGCGCACGGCCGTGTTTGTTGAGGGACAATTGACCATAGCTTCCCTCAAGGCCGCGCTGCGCCAAGGAAGGACTCTGGTCACCACTGGGCCTTTTCTGGAGCTGCGGGCAGAAACACCTGCAGGCACCACGCACATCGGCGGGACTCTCTCCGGCTCACCCGCGCGACTGGTGGTGAGCGCCAAGTCTACTGCGGAGTTTGGCCCACTCCACCGGGCGACTATTTGTCTGGGCAAGAAAGGGGCACGGCGGGAAGAGATTTTGTGGGACTGCCATCGTTTCCCAGAGGTGTTCCGTCACCGCATCGAGCTCACGGTGCGGAGACAGGCGGACGACCTCTACGTGCGAGGGGAACTCTACTCCCGCGGGCCCGGTGGGGAGCACGCCTGCTACACCAACCCGATCTGGCTCACCGCGTGA
- a CDS encoding capsule assembly Wzi family protein produces MSKATCLLVTGTILLCGVLPVAGQSVNLPLDHWAYRLLERLETKGLVREVGLRALPLSRQQVAELIAAADRALRDHPSAFSRSERALLEQLKGEFCDDPPVAGLEVQPRYRERHLLRWQEGESYAFVDALFAQAVDAHAADTMATGERQWRTMAGTIVRGAIEGKLGFYLDARNTMRRGGKVPEESFDPRHGLPVVTSGRNVYSDQAEAYAAVQFWRVHLQAGRMQAHWGPGWRGGLLLSRNAPLFDAFRLTVPFKRFSFSALHAFLTGLGRPRYLAGHRLEVRLADWLMLAGTESVLYGRRDVEFSYLNPLMPYHVAEHHLGDRDNNMMSFDVVAFPLRNVKAYAELLLDDMTLTKNPLRYYGDKFGFTLGGHWVAPIGLQEAALRAEYTRIEPFVYTHYDSLNVYLHYDRIIGHWLGPDADCLTLAAEYQWSRDIFTQLWAQWRRHGKGDVWTPYPEDGSERKSFLAGTVESATTWGAQVSDQVRKDIFVSFAYVHTALRNRAHVAGARGFERQASIQVAVNY; encoded by the coding sequence GTGTCCAAAGCCACATGTCTGCTCGTGACCGGAACGATCCTACTGTGCGGTGTCCTCCCCGTCGCCGGCCAGTCGGTCAACCTGCCGTTGGACCATTGGGCCTATCGCCTTCTCGAACGTTTGGAGACCAAAGGCCTGGTCAGGGAAGTTGGCCTGCGGGCGCTGCCCCTGTCCCGCCAGCAGGTGGCAGAGCTCATCGCCGCTGCCGATCGAGCGCTCCGGGACCATCCTTCCGCCTTCAGTCGTAGCGAACGCGCGCTCCTGGAGCAGCTGAAGGGCGAGTTTTGCGATGACCCGCCGGTCGCCGGGCTCGAGGTGCAGCCGCGCTATCGCGAGCGGCATCTTTTGCGCTGGCAAGAAGGGGAAAGCTACGCCTTTGTCGACGCGCTCTTCGCCCAGGCAGTGGATGCCCATGCTGCGGACACCATGGCCACAGGGGAGCGGCAATGGCGCACCATGGCCGGCACGATCGTGCGCGGCGCCATCGAGGGCAAGCTCGGCTTTTACTTAGACGCGCGCAACACCATGCGCCGCGGGGGCAAGGTGCCCGAGGAGAGCTTTGACCCACGGCACGGCCTGCCAGTGGTTACCTCCGGGAGGAATGTCTATTCCGACCAGGCGGAGGCCTATGCGGCGGTGCAGTTCTGGCGAGTCCATCTCCAGGCAGGGCGCATGCAGGCGCACTGGGGTCCTGGGTGGCGGGGTGGACTCCTCCTTTCGCGCAACGCCCCTCTGTTCGACGCCTTTCGCCTGACCGTGCCGTTCAAGCGCTTTTCCTTTTCGGCATTGCACGCGTTTCTCACCGGACTGGGCAGGCCACGCTACCTGGCAGGGCATCGCCTGGAGGTGCGCCTGGCCGATTGGCTGATGTTGGCCGGCACCGAGAGCGTGCTCTACGGCCGCAGGGACGTCGAGTTCAGCTACCTCAACCCGCTCATGCCTTACCACGTGGCTGAACATCACCTCGGAGATCGGGACAACAACATGATGAGCTTCGACGTGGTGGCATTTCCCCTGCGCAACGTGAAGGCCTATGCCGAACTCCTGTTGGACGACATGACCCTGACCAAGAACCCGCTGCGCTACTACGGCGACAAGTTCGGCTTCACTCTCGGCGGCCATTGGGTGGCGCCTATTGGCCTGCAGGAGGCCGCCCTGCGCGCGGAGTACACGCGCATCGAGCCGTTTGTGTACACGCACTATGACTCGCTCAACGTCTACCTGCACTACGACCGCATCATCGGCCATTGGTTAGGCCCGGACGCCGACTGTTTAACCTTAGCAGCGGAGTACCAGTGGAGCCGGGATATTTTCACGCAACTCTGGGCGCAATGGCGGCGCCACGGCAAGGGGGATGTGTGGACTCCGTATCCGGAAGACGGCTCGGAGCGAAAGAGCTTTCTGGCCGGCACCGTGGAGTCGGCCACCACCTGGGGCGCGCAGGTCAGCGACCAGGTGCGCAAGGACATCTTTGTGAGCTTCGCTTACGTGCACACGGCGCTGCGCAACCGGGCTCATGTGGCTGGAGCGCGCGGTTTCGAGCGGCAGGCGAGCATCCAGGTGGCGGTCAACTATTAG
- a CDS encoding radical SAM protein — MLSWRSAPLLCLYYVTYRCNAGCRYCDIWQREDLRGVRDAKPRDVVSNLRQLRAAGVRFVDFTGGEPLLYEPLPEVLREAKAVGLYTTVTTNTRLYPRRARELRGVVDFLHFSLDTLDRAKQRTWRKGPDPEHVLDSVRMAKALGEAPDLLFTATKESYRELPSLARLAAELRCELIVNQVFCASPEHALDEPALAALERFRAAPFVYLNRAFQRLRREGGNSTRASRCRAVSATVVISPDNNLLLPCFHHARARLPIAGDVRAALSSPLHQRFARLQGRLDFCQGCTINCYFDPSFLWRIDAFFVESQFSKLRYGLDKYLRARAPFPRRTRRPGV, encoded by the coding sequence ATGCTCTCCTGGCGCAGTGCCCCCTTGCTGTGTCTCTACTACGTCACCTACCGCTGCAACGCCGGCTGCCGGTACTGCGACATCTGGCAACGGGAGGATTTGCGCGGCGTGCGCGATGCCAAGCCGCGTGACGTGGTCAGCAACCTGCGCCAGCTGAGGGCGGCAGGCGTACGCTTTGTGGACTTTACCGGAGGCGAGCCGCTGCTTTACGAGCCGCTGCCAGAGGTGCTGCGCGAGGCGAAAGCCGTAGGCCTCTACACCACCGTGACCACCAACACGCGGCTCTACCCCCGCCGCGCCCGTGAGCTGCGCGGGGTAGTGGATTTCCTGCATTTTTCTTTGGACACGCTGGATCGCGCCAAGCAGCGCACCTGGCGCAAGGGACCCGATCCGGAGCACGTCCTCGACTCGGTGCGCATGGCCAAGGCCTTGGGCGAAGCCCCTGACCTCCTCTTCACCGCTACCAAGGAGTCGTATCGGGAGCTCCCCTCTTTGGCCCGGCTCGCCGCTGAGCTGCGCTGCGAGCTCATCGTCAATCAAGTCTTCTGTGCCTCGCCCGAGCATGCGTTGGACGAGCCGGCGCTGGCTGCGCTCGAGCGCTTTCGCGCTGCGCCCTTCGTCTACCTGAATAGGGCCTTCCAGCGCCTGCGCCGGGAGGGAGGCAATTCGACGCGGGCGTCCCGTTGCCGTGCGGTGAGTGCCACCGTGGTCATTTCCCCGGACAACAACCTTCTCCTGCCCTGCTTTCATCACGCGCGTGCGCGGCTGCCCATTGCCGGCGATGTGCGCGCGGCCCTTTCCTCGCCCTTGCATCAGCGGTTCGCTCGCCTGCAGGGACGGCTCGACTTTTGCCAGGGCTGCACTATCAACTGCTACTTTGACCCGTCGTTCCTCTGGCGCATCGACGCCTTTTTCGTGGAGAGCCAGTTCAGTAAGTTGCGCTACGGGCTGGACAAATACCTCCGGGCACGCGCGCCCTTCCCAAGACGAACCCGACGGCCAGGAGTGTGA
- a CDS encoding glycosyltransferase → MVALVSLLLLVASAYVGAGTVLALAGRRRYERCSRELPRVSIVVAARDEEANLPQCLASLASLDYPQERMEIILVDHASRDRSGELLADFCARHRHAHLVRVRDGTTALCGKAAAVAAGIERSSGAIVLMTDADCLVPPTWVRAMVSHFDRDTGMVCSFTTVTARARGARGLFVRAQALDWLFLLAAASGAGLVGMPLTWVGNNLAFRRQAYDEVGGYRGVGFSLTEDFALFKAICGSTAWKVRFVRDRRALVLTQPARSWRELLHQRLRWAVGGRSVAPPGKVLLALGGGARLLLPLAMILAVHHPAAAALPLAVICTDLVLLGSTCAALGQRRILGAIIAFEALFASYVGAGAALLPFLRVLTWKGISYPLRAPSSPHRVAPQGALADGSLAAVEQESWS, encoded by the coding sequence ATGGTGGCTTTGGTAAGCCTACTGCTGCTAGTCGCCTCTGCCTATGTGGGCGCCGGGACAGTGCTGGCGCTGGCCGGCAGGCGCAGATATGAACGCTGCAGCAGGGAACTGCCGCGCGTCAGTATCGTGGTCGCCGCGCGCGACGAGGAGGCCAACCTGCCTCAGTGCTTGGCTTCCTTGGCAAGCTTAGACTATCCGCAGGAGAGAATGGAGATCATCCTGGTGGACCACGCCAGTCGCGACCGCAGCGGGGAGCTTCTTGCTGACTTCTGCGCGCGGCACCGCCACGCCCATCTGGTGCGGGTTCGGGACGGAACCACTGCCCTGTGCGGCAAGGCTGCGGCCGTGGCCGCCGGCATCGAGCGCAGCAGCGGGGCAATCGTGCTCATGACCGACGCCGACTGCCTGGTACCGCCCACGTGGGTACGAGCTATGGTCAGTCACTTCGACCGGGACACAGGGATGGTCTGCAGCTTCACTACCGTGACAGCCCGCGCCAGAGGTGCACGCGGGCTTTTCGTGCGCGCGCAGGCTTTGGACTGGTTGTTCCTCCTTGCCGCCGCCTCGGGAGCAGGGCTCGTGGGCATGCCGTTGACCTGGGTGGGCAACAATTTGGCCTTTCGGCGTCAGGCCTATGACGAAGTGGGAGGCTATCGTGGAGTGGGCTTCAGTCTGACTGAGGATTTCGCCCTCTTCAAGGCGATTTGCGGCTCCACGGCCTGGAAAGTACGCTTCGTACGCGATCGCCGTGCGTTGGTGCTCACCCAGCCGGCCAGGAGCTGGCGCGAACTGTTGCACCAGCGCCTGCGCTGGGCAGTGGGCGGCAGGTCGGTAGCACCGCCAGGTAAGGTGTTGCTGGCACTTGGCGGTGGCGCGCGTCTCTTGCTGCCCTTAGCGATGATTCTTGCGGTGCATCATCCAGCGGCGGCGGCCCTGCCGCTTGCCGTCATTTGCACCGACCTTGTTCTTCTCGGCAGCACCTGCGCAGCCTTGGGCCAAAGGAGAATCCTTGGGGCCATCATTGCCTTTGAGGCTCTGTTTGCCAGCTACGTGGGCGCAGGCGCGGCCCTGCTCCCGTTTCTGCGCGTGCTCACCTGGAAAGGCATTTCCTACCCGTTGCGCGCCCCAAGCTCACCACATAGGGTTGCGCCGCAAGGGGCCCTTGCCGACGGCTCTCTCGCCGCGGTCGAGCAAGAATCCTGGAGCTGA
- a CDS encoding polysaccharide deacetylase family protein translates to MYRIPWILNKVIPWVTWRGPHREEVYLTFDDGPDPEGTPLVLELLAAHGCQATFFVTGQRAAAYPDLVRRVVRAGHGLGTHSFDHARLSRLSFGAIRRDLSRTDEAVALAAGWAPRCLRPPYGSLSLTLVKAASAADKRIVLWTISAGDYRPDADPERMARWLLRHMRGGDIVLLHDGLPHAARTAHVLALLLPQLPALGLRARALPMALPPAPAPAA, encoded by the coding sequence ATGTACCGCATACCCTGGATACTCAACAAGGTCATCCCGTGGGTCACGTGGCGCGGACCGCATCGCGAGGAAGTCTACCTCACCTTCGACGACGGCCCTGACCCAGAAGGCACCCCGCTGGTTCTCGAGCTTCTGGCCGCCCATGGCTGTCAGGCGACCTTCTTCGTCACCGGCCAGAGGGCGGCTGCCTATCCGGATCTGGTGCGGCGCGTAGTCCGCGCCGGCCATGGCCTGGGCACCCACTCCTTCGACCACGCCCGGCTGTCGCGGCTCAGCTTTGGCGCCATCCGCCGGGACCTGTCGCGCACCGACGAGGCGGTGGCGTTGGCCGCGGGCTGGGCGCCCCGCTGCCTTCGCCCGCCGTACGGCTCCCTCAGTCTGACTCTGGTCAAAGCAGCCTCGGCTGCCGACAAGCGCATCGTCCTCTGGACCATAAGCGCCGGCGACTACCGCCCCGACGCTGATCCGGAGCGCATGGCCCGCTGGCTCCTCCGCCACATGCGCGGCGGCGACATCGTGCTTCTGCATGACGGCCTCCCCCATGCCGCACGCACGGCACATGTGTTGGCACTCTTGCTCCCCCAACTGCCAGCCCTTGGCCTGCGGGCCAGGGCGCTGCCCATGGCTCTTCCCCCGGCTCCAGCTCCGGCTGCGTAA
- a CDS encoding flippase-like domain-containing protein, whose amino-acid sequence MSRRRVLFIAKLLVALLVMTVLVRRIQPVRIGQALGNARLGYFGVALALSVLNLYLQFCKWRYLVRLIKPEVSLRELLASLFAGFTLGFITPGRVGEFGRVVFVKDRPWVTLLGFALLDKLYAAAILYLGGTASLLLFLAARLRQPLVLWPLVLFAAVVLFLLYYFVFHPEAMRTLLYSINITLPFREKIKQLIATFDYFGRRQAWVLLGLCAGFYVVYIAQFCILTLAFEPVRVLAGVQAATATLFVKTLVPISLGDLGVRERAAVEFFSYVHVQDTTAFNASLMLFVINVLLPSLFGLGFILREKLSNGGLGSS is encoded by the coding sequence TTGTCTAGACGGCGAGTGCTTTTCATCGCCAAGCTTCTGGTCGCCCTCTTGGTGATGACCGTATTGGTCCGGCGCATCCAACCGGTGCGCATTGGGCAGGCGCTGGGCAATGCACGCCTGGGCTATTTTGGGGTAGCTCTGGCTCTGTCTGTGCTCAATCTCTACCTCCAGTTCTGCAAATGGCGTTACCTGGTGCGCCTCATCAAGCCTGAGGTGTCGCTGCGTGAACTGCTCGCCTCCCTTTTTGCCGGGTTCACCTTGGGCTTCATCACCCCAGGCCGGGTGGGGGAGTTCGGCCGCGTGGTCTTTGTAAAGGATCGACCATGGGTCACCCTGTTGGGCTTTGCCTTGTTGGACAAGCTGTACGCTGCCGCGATTCTCTACCTGGGAGGGACCGCGAGTCTGCTGCTGTTTCTGGCTGCACGCCTGCGGCAGCCGCTGGTGCTGTGGCCACTGGTGCTCTTTGCGGCGGTGGTGCTCTTTTTGCTGTACTACTTTGTCTTCCACCCGGAGGCCATGCGCACGCTGCTGTACAGCATCAACATCACCTTGCCGTTTCGGGAGAAGATCAAACAGCTCATTGCCACATTTGACTACTTCGGGCGCAGGCAGGCGTGGGTTCTGTTGGGTCTGTGCGCTGGTTTCTACGTGGTCTACATCGCGCAGTTTTGCATTCTGACGCTGGCGTTTGAGCCTGTACGGGTGTTGGCAGGGGTGCAGGCCGCCACCGCCACGCTCTTTGTCAAGACCCTCGTGCCCATCTCTTTAGGCGATCTTGGCGTGCGTGAGCGCGCGGCGGTGGAGTTTTTCTCGTACGTCCACGTGCAAGACACCACTGCCTTCAATGCCTCGCTTATGCTCTTTGTTATCAACGTGCTGCTTCCCAGTCTTTTCGGGTTAGGATTCATCCTGCGCGAGAAGCTATCCAACGGCGGTCTTGGCAGTTCGTGA
- a CDS encoding glycosyltransferase translates to MTVWFPPVLCALTAIYVGVVLFFLLGLFFPRQGLNKRQYRVSVVIAARNEEGTIEPLLQDLVHQTYPRDKYEVIVVDDGSVDRTAEIVQRYVRAYPNFHYLRPEAGDGTLSPKKQALATGIAHSSGELILTTDADCRVRSTWIETMVSYFLPRVGMVLGFSQLGRPGEQRSLFEQLQAVDFLALMSAAAGSCNLGFPLAASGQNLAYRRCVYEEVGGFRHIGHRVSGDDVLLVQLVRGRTRWRLRFAATPRAYNSSLPEPNLRRFFHQRVRWASNGAFQTKQNLIFFGSLLSVYLFNLALLAGVALVPLLPGLGMAVAASFAAKAVAELSLLVRGALFFHRRDLLVYFPLWTLLEVPYVVVVGLVGTFGNFSWKGRKMNSALTSQQADERPEHVEGGSVTEEPEGGPAVVDQG, encoded by the coding sequence ATGACCGTCTGGTTCCCCCCTGTTCTCTGCGCGTTGACTGCCATCTATGTGGGCGTGGTGCTGTTCTTTCTGCTGGGCCTGTTCTTTCCCAGGCAAGGACTGAATAAGCGCCAGTATCGCGTGTCGGTGGTGATCGCTGCGCGCAACGAAGAGGGCACCATTGAGCCACTGCTGCAAGACTTGGTGCACCAGACTTACCCAAGGGATAAGTACGAGGTGATCGTGGTGGACGACGGCTCGGTGGACCGCACGGCAGAGATCGTGCAGCGCTACGTGCGAGCGTATCCCAACTTCCACTACTTGCGGCCGGAGGCTGGCGACGGCACGTTGAGCCCCAAGAAGCAGGCCTTGGCCACCGGCATTGCCCACAGTAGCGGCGAACTCATTTTGACCACCGATGCCGACTGCCGCGTGCGCTCTACCTGGATCGAAACGATGGTGTCCTACTTTTTGCCGCGCGTCGGCATGGTGCTGGGCTTTTCGCAGTTGGGCCGACCAGGCGAGCAGCGCAGTCTGTTTGAGCAGCTGCAGGCGGTGGACTTTCTGGCGCTCATGTCTGCGGCGGCAGGTTCGTGCAATCTGGGCTTTCCCCTGGCGGCCTCCGGGCAGAACTTGGCGTACCGTCGGTGCGTGTACGAGGAGGTTGGCGGCTTTCGGCACATTGGCCATCGCGTCTCCGGGGACGATGTGCTTCTGGTGCAGCTCGTGCGCGGTCGCACCCGCTGGCGGCTGCGTTTTGCGGCAACGCCCCGCGCCTACAATTCCAGCCTGCCCGAGCCCAACCTGCGGCGCTTTTTCCATCAGCGGGTAAGATGGGCTTCCAACGGCGCCTTCCAGACGAAACAGAACCTCATCTTCTTCGGCTCTCTGCTGAGCGTCTACCTGTTCAACCTCGCCCTGCTCGCCGGTGTGGCGCTCGTGCCGCTCCTGCCGGGGTTGGGAATGGCGGTAGCGGCCTCGTTTGCGGCCAAGGCGGTGGCTGAGCTCTCGCTCTTGGTGCGCGGTGCGCTCTTCTTTCACCGCCGCGACCTGCTGGTCTATTTTCCGCTTTGGACACTGTTGGAGGTCCCCTACGTGGTGGTCGTTGGGTTGGTGGGCACCTTTGGCAACTTCAGTTGGAAGGGACGAAAGATGAACAGTGCGCTCACCAGCCAGCAAGCCGACGAGCGGCCGGAACATGTGGAGGGTGGCTCCGTAACGGAAGAACCGGAGGGAGGGCCAGCCGTTGTCGATCAGGGGTAA
- a CDS encoding transposase, translating to MPVRHGVFAPGNYYHLYNRGVSRQNIFFSDENFLFCTRLIEKYARAHLIAVIAYCLMPNHYHLLVRQDGQAAVSRFISVVFNTYVQAVNRQLGRSGTLFQGRFLHVQVEREEYLVHLCRYIHLNPVVAGLVRNPEDWAFSNYLECVGNGRAPCRTGPLSLTTSRVRRTMSGL from the coding sequence ATGCCTGTCCGCCACGGAGTCTTTGCACCAGGGAACTATTACCATCTCTACAACCGCGGCGTCAGCCGCCAGAACATCTTCTTTTCCGACGAAAACTTCCTGTTCTGTACCAGGCTCATAGAAAAGTACGCCCGCGCCCATCTCATCGCCGTCATCGCCTACTGCCTCATGCCGAACCACTACCACCTCCTCGTGCGTCAGGACGGGCAAGCAGCCGTCTCGCGTTTCATCAGCGTGGTCTTCAACACCTACGTCCAGGCTGTTAATCGACAACTCGGGCGTTCCGGAACGCTCTTTCAGGGGAGATTCCTCCACGTGCAAGTCGAAAGGGAGGAATACCTCGTCCATCTCTGTCGCTACATCCACCTGAACCCGGTGGTTGCCGGCCTCGTCAGGAACCCCGAGGACTGGGCCTTTTCCAACTACCTGGAGTGCGTAGGTAACGGGAGGGCACCTTGCAGGACCGGGCCTTTATCGCTTACTACTTCCCGCGTCCGGAGGACTATGAGCGGTTTGTGA
- a CDS encoding glycosyltransferase → MAGTVFSIALIALGGVFALFLLGLLVGLLRKEGARCQDRPTVSVVVAARNEERQIGRCAAALLAQDYPRHRLQIVIVDDRSDDATAAIVERMAAGQEHLELVRLSSCPSNWSPKKHAIAAGVARCRGEVILCTDADCVPPPGWVSGMVSYFTPGVGLVAGFSPGSWGPRSRLLLRLMEMDDLALACVAAGSIGIGVPLTCSGANLAYRKEVYEEVGGFSGVEHLLSGDDDLFLHKVRATSWRCRYARDAATIVPSGGPESFRQFRHQRTRHASKGFFYPAWLTTLLILIYLFHCGLMAAVPMALLGVIAPRVVALAFATAFVPEFLLVGYGAALFRRKRLCPYVPLAALLYIPYVVVFAVWGTFGKFAWKGAVAHRGYRVNEVEA, encoded by the coding sequence GTGGCAGGAACGGTCTTCTCCATCGCCCTGATTGCCCTGGGAGGGGTGTTTGCCCTTTTCCTGCTGGGGCTGCTTGTCGGGCTGTTGCGGAAGGAGGGAGCGCGCTGCCAGGATCGGCCGACGGTGTCGGTGGTAGTGGCCGCGCGGAACGAGGAGCGGCAGATCGGCCGCTGCGCGGCAGCCTTGTTGGCGCAGGACTATCCCCGCCATAGGCTGCAGATCGTCATCGTGGACGACCGCTCGGATGACGCAACGGCCGCCATAGTGGAGAGGATGGCGGCGGGCCAGGAGCATCTCGAGCTGGTGCGCCTCAGCTCGTGCCCGAGCAACTGGTCGCCGAAGAAACACGCCATTGCGGCGGGTGTCGCACGTTGTCGGGGGGAGGTCATTCTCTGCACCGATGCCGACTGCGTGCCGCCTCCAGGTTGGGTATCAGGGATGGTGTCCTACTTCACGCCGGGTGTCGGCCTGGTGGCAGGGTTTTCGCCGGGCAGCTGGGGGCCGCGCTCGCGGCTTCTCCTGCGCCTCATGGAGATGGACGATTTGGCCTTAGCCTGCGTGGCCGCCGGAAGCATCGGCATCGGCGTGCCGCTCACCTGTAGCGGGGCCAATCTGGCCTACCGCAAGGAGGTCTACGAGGAGGTGGGCGGGTTCTCAGGTGTGGAGCACCTGCTCTCCGGCGACGACGATCTGTTCCTGCACAAGGTGCGGGCGACCTCTTGGCGTTGTCGCTATGCGCGCGATGCGGCGACCATCGTGCCCTCCGGCGGTCCGGAGAGCTTCCGGCAGTTCCGCCACCAGCGCACCAGGCACGCCTCCAAAGGCTTCTTCTATCCCGCCTGGCTAACCACGCTCCTCATCCTCATCTACTTGTTCCATTGCGGCCTGATGGCGGCGGTGCCCATGGCCCTGTTGGGCGTAATTGCCCCGCGCGTGGTGGCGCTCGCTTTTGCTACGGCCTTTGTGCCGGAATTCCTTTTGGTGGGCTACGGGGCCGCCCTTTTCCGGCGAAAGCGCCTGTGTCCCTACGTGCCATTGGCTGCGCTGCTCTACATTCCGTACGTCGTGGTCTTTGCCGTATGGGGCACCTTCGGCAAGTTTGCCTGGAAAGGAGCCGTGGCACATCGCGGCTACCGGGTCAACGAGGTCGAGGCATGA